The nucleotide sequence ACCTTTCTGGCATGGAGTTTTCCGGCAATAACCTTCCTTATAAAATCGGCCGAAGTCATCCTCGAGAACTCGAGGGTAAACTCAACTATTATCAGGTGATCAAGTTTGGTCGTCCTGAGCAGCTTGATCTTTTCGCTTTGTGAGTTTATAAGCCGGAGTTCCCTGCCGGCAGTATCAGGATATAGAATCTTGCGCGGATGAGGATGAAAAGTTATAAGAACCGATTCGCCGTCAACCTCCTTTGCCAGCTTGCGAAGCCGGTTAAGGATCGTTTTATGTCCCACATGCACCCCGTCAAATGAACCGGTGGTGATAACCGGGTTTTTTATGTTGAACTCCTTGTCCAGTCCGTAATGTACCTCCATCTTCCCATTTTTTCAAAACGCGAATTTACGAAACCAGGCTGTTCTTTTTAGTAAAATATGCGACTTTTTCAAGCGAGGTTATCATATCGTAATCCTCCAGGTATACATGCGGAGAGATATTCACCGGAACCGAGGTGAAATTCAGTATCCCCCTGATCCCGGCAATAACAAGCTCTTCCGCCACAGAAGCGGCATGATCAGGGGGTACTGTAAGGACCGCTATGGTAATGTTGAGCTCCCTGATCCTGTCAGCAAGCTCCTTTACAGGATAACAGTTCACACCTGAAATAACCCTGTTCACCTTGGCCGGATCATTGTCAAATGTTGCAACAATATTCAGTTTTGAACGCTTGCCCATGAAATACCCTGTAATTGCCCTGCCAAGGTTTCCGACACCGACAACGGCAACATTCTGCCCCTTGCGGGTATCCAGGATGGACCCGATCACCTTTATCAGCTCATTTATATCATAACCCTTTTTCTGGCTGGTTGAATATCCCATCAGCATGATGTCCCTTCTGACCTGTACAGCCGTCAGGTTAAGCATGTCGGCAAGTTCGTGGGAATAAATATGGGTCTTGCCTGTTGCGAGGCAGTTAAGGAGAATTCTCCTGTACTGGCTTAGTCTTTCGATCGTTTTACCCGGTAGTTTCATCTTTTTCCTGAATATTATTGTTGGCAGGGGTTTTAAGCGGAAATATTACCGTAAAAGTACTCCCTTCGCCCGGCTTGCTACTGACTTTTATTTCACCCTTATAGAGCCTGATCAGTTTTTTTACTATTGACAAGCCAAGTCCGCTTCCTGCAATTTGCCTTGTCTTTTCATTCCTGATTCTTACAAATTCCTGGAAAAGCCTGGGTATTTCCTCCTCGGTTATACCAATGCCGGTATCAGAAACTGTTATCAATATGCTTTGGTCCTGCTGCTCGATCTTGCAGTCAACAGTTCCGCCCTCTATGTTATACTTGATAGCATTGGATAATAGATTATTGAATATAATTTCCATCTCCTCCCTGTCAGCTTCCATGAACACCTCACCGGGAGCATCTAGGTCTATTTTTACATCTTTTTGTATGGATATGGGACCCATGGTATCGATCGATAACCTGGCCACCTCTGTCATGTTGACGGGAACCACCTCCCTCTTCTTCTTGCCCGATTCTATCCGGGTAAGATCAAGAAGATCCATTATAAGGCTCCTCATGCCCTTGACGCGGACCAGAGAGCGTTCTATGATCTTGTTGTAGGCATCGAGGTCATTCCCGGCCTGCCTGTCCTCCATAATTCGCAGGTATCCCTCAATGGCATTAAGAGGTGCCTTCAGCTCATGCGACAGCACCGACAGGAACTGGAACCTGATCTGCCTGCCCTCCTTATTGAGTTTCCGGGTCATCCGTTTAAGAAAAATATGCTTTGTAACACTCTCAATTGCAGACTTAAGCTCCTGTGGGGTAAAGGGCTTCGGTATAAAATCATGTGCGCCCTGGTTGGTAGCCTTCACCGCCAGCTCAAGCGATGCATAAGAGGTGATCATCAGCACAATCGTATCGAGGTTTTTCTTGTTTATGTGCTCCAGCACCTCAATACCCTGTATTCCAGGGAGT is from Marinilabiliales bacterium and encodes:
- a CDS encoding redox-sensing transcriptional repressor Rex, with the protein product MKLPGKTIERLSQYRRILLNCLATGKTHIYSHELADMLNLTAVQVRRDIMLMGYSTSQKKGYDINELIKVIGSILDTRKGQNVAVVGVGNLGRAITGYFMGKRSKLNIVATFDNDPAKVNRVISGVNCYPVKELADRIRELNITIAVLTVPPDHAASVAEELVIAGIRGILNFTSVPVNISPHVYLEDYDMITSLEKVAYFTKKNSLVS
- a CDS encoding hybrid sensor histidine kinase/response regulator, producing the protein MEKLQVLVVDDEPGICSGITRILSRYSVGFPFMDEDIAFEVLETHTGEEAIGIIEKKVPDIILLDNKLPGIQGIEVLEHINKKNLDTIVLMITSYASLELAVKATNQGAHDFIPKPFTPQELKSAIESVTKHIFLKRMTRKLNKEGRQIRFQFLSVLSHELKAPLNAIEGYLRIMEDRQAGNDLDAYNKIIERSLVRVKGMRSLIMDLLDLTRIESGKKKREVVPVNMTEVARLSIDTMGPISIQKDVKIDLDAPGEVFMEADREEMEIIFNNLLSNAIKYNIEGGTVDCKIEQQDQSILITVSDTGIGITEEEIPRLFQEFVRIRNEKTRQIAGSGLGLSIVKKLIRLYKGEIKVSSKPGEGSTFTVIFPLKTPANNNIQEKDETTG